CGAGTctgcctccagtggagactggaggaacagcacttagcatgttagcttcatCTCTGAGTAAATCAAGTTAGGCGATCATTCTACGCCCTGTCTTACCCGTCACGGTCAGACGGACTCCTCTGTTGACACACACGCCTGCCGCGCTTCGCCCGATGCAGAAATACAGCCcagcgtcctcctcctccacctgctggatgTCCAGGCTGATGCAGCCGTCTTCCACGCCCCCCGTCCAGCTGACGtggctgctgctcacagagtAAAACCGCCCCGTGTCCTCGCCCACATTCGCCTTCGTCACCGTGATGAGAGGCAGCGGCAGGTCGGAGCGCAGGCGGTACCAGGTGATGTCCGAGCCTGGCGTCACGTTACAGGGCAGAGACACGTTCTGTCCCGCCTGGACCACCAGGGCCGAGCGGAGGGCGGGTGAGGCTGcggacaggaagtgacagcctgcagcagctgtccaAAGTATACAGCTCAGCATGAGGACATggtcaaaagtatgtggacatttttttacactaaaTACAATCAGGTGATATTTTCAAGTAGATTTggtcaaaagtatgtggacaccagTGGACCTGGCGTCACAATTAAATGGACCCTGCAGGTctcagcaggaggagctgtgtgtttatgacttattcataaacataaatacactCTGACGTCACAGCAGATAAGAAAACACGAACTCACTCAGCACAGTGAGGATCCAGGTGAGAGCCTCCATCCTGATCTACCTGGGTCCCGGTGTGTGGTGCGTGGGGCTGCAGCACGGACTGATCAGGTCATGGTGGTGcggtctgtgtgttcagagggagGAAGTGATCGGGGACTTTATTTGTGTGAGACCACCGACCTGTGAACGGAACATTTCCCCTGAACGCAGCACCAGGAGCACGAGCCCTCCCCTCACCTCACAGCGCTGAGTTTCGATTCTCACACGAACCGGAAGCtgcctgtcaaaataaaactcacctTATTCAACTTGTCTCACTTTTTCTCGAGTCCTAAACTAAAATagaaacatgtaaacatcacaatcaataatcaaagatCAGAGTCCGAGGTGTTTCCAGACTGATACAGAATTAATCctgaaagtgtaaaaacaacGTTTGATGAGttctgggcttttattttgaaggacgCTGGAAATCGAAACCTAAGCGCTGGAGCCTTAAGTAGGAGGTGAGAGCTGCGCgtgaacacactcacacactcacactcacccaGACCGAGTCCTGCCGGAGCAGCGTCCAGGATCCAGGTTCTCCGCCCCAGCATGATGAGGAGCGCGCTCTGCAGCCGCGCCTGGTGAGGACCGCCGCGTCACGTCAGACTCTCCACTCACAGGATGTTTCACTGTTCTCATCTTTATCATCTCTGCAGAAATTATTACACATGTAGTTTGACGCTGAGCGCGCCGCCGCTGCCGCGCACGCCGCCGCGGAGTTTCTGTTACTGCTAAAGCTCCGCGCGCAGAGAAACGAAACCTACGGCGCGATCAGCTGTTTGTGACACGCGTCACTTTACTTTAGTTTCATTTCCTTTAAATCACTCAGTGCTGCCAGCAGACACTGTTTATGTGAGTTTAACAAATttaaaaagacataaataaGACGATGAATGACTGAACCTGCTGTTGTGCTTCACTGTTTGTATTGACCTTGATGTTGAGCAGCTGCTGCCAGGTGCTGATGGACTTtgtggtgtctgtgtctttcaggGCTGCCCTGCTGTACTCTGCCCTGATTGGCTGTTCAGCTGGTGAGTGTCAGAAACATTGAAGCTTGAACTTTTACTCAGACTAAACTCTGTGAACACGGCCGACGCctgatgtatgtgtgtaaacGTGCTTCGCctgatgacatcataaggggcttATGACACACAGAGGGGCCATCTTGATGGTCGCTTGTTAGCGTCACCCTCAtcagacctccatgtttgaACGTCACACGTGTCTTTTTGTCCTCCATCCAGACGCCTCCGCCCTGCCCTCCGCCTCCATCGTCTCCACGGTGGGGAATCAGGTCGTTCTTCCCTGCAGCTGGAAGCCTCCCCTCGGGGAGGTGGCTCCGCCTGACTGCCACATCGTGTGGTCGACCCTGGTCGACA
This region of Parambassis ranga chromosome 2, fParRan2.1, whole genome shotgun sequence genomic DNA includes:
- the LOC114432438 gene encoding uncharacterized protein LOC114432438; translation: MEALTWILTVLTAAGCHFLSAASPALRSALVVQAGQNVSLPCNVTPGSDITWYRLRSDLPLPLITVTKANVGEDTGRFYSVSSSHVSWTGGVEDGCISLDIQQVEEEDAGLYFCIGRSAAGVCVNRGVRLTVTGADEDTDDKMWRPCWSLGICVLPALLALCMVCGVGVYLYSGKPAVCCCNPGRPPGVPEEVCLHYSSLKHPDKPRPSGCGGTRLVREDVTYSTVNTRKKPRASHDLK